AAAGAGAATTAataaggtaaaaaataaaaattgaataattgatactgattgattatttgtttaatttttgctagTTTTGAGCTATTATTATTTcatgcaaaacattaaattaaattcaaaaattgaaaatgatcgATTTTTATGCTATTATTTCCATAAAAATCGATTGTTTTCAACACACTTTATCCAAGAGCAATCTTCTCTGCGTGAGAGCATGTTGAACTAATCTTCTCTAATCAATACACCGGTAAATGGTGTAAAAACTCCCAATTCTCTCCTAATCTCATGCTCTCCATTGAACGACTATTTTTATATACGAGAACCATACACGCATGCTTTTCCTTTGCAAAGCTGTTCAGTTTGTGTTCAACCAGCGCACACCTAAGCCAAACTTTTCGTGATCATCAAGCATCCACTGACTGATAAGTAAAATGGCTTGCACCGTTGTACCGAATGCCATCTTCAAGAACGGCAACAGCATCCCCATGATCGGATTGGGCACCTGGAACGTAAGCATATTGCGCTGTGAGTTTTATGTACGGAGACattatgtgtggttttttgttgcttacaGTCTCCCCCGGGACAGGTTGCGCAGGCCGTAAAGGATGCCATTGACGCCGGCTACCGCCACATCGACTGTGCTCATGCATACCAAAACGAGCATGAAGTTGGTGAAGGGATAGCGGCCAAAATTGCTGAAGGTGTCGTGAAGAGGTGTGTAGGGTTGTGATTGCTTCCGTATTCGTATTTATTTCTATCTTAACGCCCAACAGGGAAGATCTCTTCGTGACCAGCAAACTGTGGAACACTTTCCACCGTCCGGATCTGGTCGAGGGTGCCTGTAGAACCACGCTGAAAAATCTTCAACTGGATTATCTCGATCTGTACCTGATTCATTGGCCAGTGGGTTACAAAGAAGGTCCGGAACTGTTCCCAATGGGACCGGATGGGAAAACGTTCATTTTCTCGGAAGCCGATTACGTCGATACGTGGCCCGAGATGGAGAAACTCGCCGATGCAGGTTTGGTGCGAAATATTGGACTTTCCAATTTTAATACCAAACAGATGCAGCGCGTTCTTGACATTGCACGGATCGTTCCGGCGACGAATCAAATCGAGTGCCACCCTTATTTGCATCAGGCGAAAATTACGTCCTACTGTGCAGCGAAAGGTATCATCGTTACGGCGTACAGTCCGCTCGGGTCCCCAGCACGGCCCTGGGTTAAGGCAGACGATCCGGTACTGATGGATGATGCAGCGGTAGGCGAGCTTGCCAAAAAGTATGGCAAAACTACGGCACAAATTTTGATCCGCTACCAAATCCAGCTGGGCCACGTCGTCATACCGAAATCGGTCACGAAGGAACGAATCGTATCGAACTTCGACGTATTTGGCTTTCAGCTGGACGAGGGCGATATGAAACGTTTGGCCGGATTGGAACGCAACGGGCGCATTTGTCCGGAAACGAGCGCATTTGGACATCCGCATCATCCGTTCGAGAAGGAAGAATAGAAATGTAATATTCCTCTCCCGTTCGTGCAGAAATATCTAAATAAAATACGTTTCGCTTCATTCGTTTAataatgagtttattttttactaacaCGTCCTTCAATTGTGCTAAATATAACAGCATTTAGTTGAAGGATAAGTAATGAACAAGAACGCAATAAGCTTTAATTAGTATGCCAGTACTAACAAACGGTCCGATGCAAACAAGAGTTCCCCGATTGTAAGCACTTTGCAAACCTCCAGAAACATCTCAAGATTACGTTCCCGCATTATGCCTATTCATGCTGATAATACATCCCCTACACAGCCTACCAAACCGCATTATACGTATCGTTTGGGGCTGTTCGAATCGGCAGCGGATGTCTTGTGGTTATGTTTCGCTCCCCAAATTCCGCGTGATCTTCAAGTATAAATGCATCCACTTTGCATTGCCAGCGTTTAGTTTGCTGGAACATTTTAATAGAACGGGGGAAAATCGAAACTTCTACAGCAAAATGGTTGTGACCGCTACCCTTGTGACGCTTAATAATGGGCAAAAGATGCCAGTACTTGGACTGGGTACTTATAATGTGAGTGACGTGCGCAAAAAAAGGTTCTAGTGCTGGTTGGTAATAACGTGTTACTTTTCCCATTCTAGCTGAGAGGACAAAATTGTGTCGATGCAGTGAAAACAGCAATTGATGCAGGTTATCGGCACATCGATACTGCCTCGTTGTACCAGAATGAGTCCGAAGTTGGTCAAGCTGTGCGGGAGAAGATCGAGGACGGTACCATTAAGCGGGAGGACATCTTCATTACCACGAAGGTGAGTATTGAATGAACAGTGTTAATGAGTTTTCCTTAAAAATGATCATAATTTCAGCTCTGGAACACGTCGCACGAACCGGCCCAGGTCCGTGAAGCGTTCGATACCTCGCTGACAAAACTCAACCTGGACTATGTGGATCTGTACCTGATGCATACTCCGCTCGGTGCCACGGTGGATGCGAACGGAGAAACCGTACTTACCGAAGTCGACTATGTCACGACATGGAACGCGATGGAGAAGCTGCTCGATACTGGCCGTGTACGTAGCCTGGGTGTGTCCAACTTCAACAGTGAACAGTTGCGCCGGCTCATCGAGCATGGTACGGTCAAACCGGTGACCAATCAGGTCGAGTGTCATGTACGGCTGAATCAGAAAAAACTGATCAAATTCTGCAAAGATCGGGATATCATTGTAACCGCATACAGTCCGCTCGTCCGTCCGAGCACTACCCTCGGTCAGGATGATCCCGCAGCTCCGAAACATGCTTTCGAAGACGAACGTGTCGTTACGATCGCGGAACGTTACAACAAAACACCGGCACAGGTTCTGTTGCGCTATCTGGTTGATATTGGCACTGTGCCAATCCCGAAATCGGGCAACCCGGAACGCATACGGCAGAATTTggacattttcaattttgcacTCACACCGGAAGAGGTTGGTACGCTCGATGCTCTTCACACTGGCCAACGGCTGTCGAAAGTcgaatcagcagcagcacatccATTCTATCCATTTCATGCGGAATTTTAATCGGCACGAACCAATAGGAcacaataaaagcaaacacacacacttgttGCGCTAATGGTGCGGCCGGAAATGAATCTTTATCAGCAGTTCTAGAACAGCAAACAATTAACCACACAAAcgaacaataaatatttatgatgcacttttattatttctcaATGACGTTTGAGTAGTTTGATAAGATGTTTACGATTGtttatgtaattttaaaaaagtgcgattttatttttgattttatcaTGTTATCAAAATTATACTAAATAACGAAAGctctaaataaaaaatgttaataaatttctctacataaaaa
The DNA window shown above is from Anopheles funestus chromosome 3RL, idAnoFuneDA-416_04, whole genome shotgun sequence and carries:
- the LOC125767354 gene encoding aldo-keto reductase family 1 member B1-like — protein: MACTVVPNAIFKNGNSIPMIGLGTWNSPPGQVAQAVKDAIDAGYRHIDCAHAYQNEHEVGEGIAAKIAEGVVKREDLFVTSKLWNTFHRPDLVEGACRTTLKNLQLDYLDLYLIHWPVGYKEGPELFPMGPDGKTFIFSEADYVDTWPEMEKLADAGLVRNIGLSNFNTKQMQRVLDIARIVPATNQIECHPYLHQAKITSYCAAKGIIVTAYSPLGSPARPWVKADDPVLMDDAAVGELAKKYGKTTAQILIRYQIQLGHVVIPKSVTKERIVSNFDVFGFQLDEGDMKRLAGLERNGRICPETSAFGHPHHPFEKEE
- the LOC125767350 gene encoding aldo-keto reductase family 1 member B1-like, yielding MSCGYVSLPKFRVIFKYKCIHFALPAFSLLEHFNRTGENRNFYSKMVVTATLVTLNNGQKMPVLGLGTYNLRGQNCVDAVKTAIDAGYRHIDTASLYQNESEVGQAVREKIEDGTIKREDIFITTKLWNTSHEPAQVREAFDTSLTKLNLDYVDLYLMHTPLGATVDANGETVLTEVDYVTTWNAMEKLLDTGRVRSLGVSNFNSEQLRRLIEHGTVKPVTNQVECHVRLNQKKLIKFCKDRDIIVTAYSPLVRPSTTLGQDDPAAPKHAFEDERVVTIAERYNKTPAQVLLRYLVDIGTVPIPKSGNPERIRQNLDIFNFALTPEEVGTLDALHTGQRLSKVESAAAHPFYPFHAEF